Proteins encoded in a region of the Aulosira sp. FACHB-615 genome:
- a CDS encoding Uma2 family endonuclease encodes MVQSSNQRLTVEEFLALPEGDVTYELIDGQAVPKYKNDEMSPKFFHGATTGALFIILSIWAEKKGRVVVEWAIKLTRNQQDWIPIPDLTYISYNRLAADWLQDEACPVAPELVIEIISPGQTFGDMAEKATDYLNAGVSRVWVVDTKARTITVFVPASLPITYRHHQLITDDLLPELEISPNVIFQRAGLNS; translated from the coding sequence ATGGTTCAGTCTTCTAACCAACGCCTAACTGTGGAAGAGTTTCTCGCACTTCCTGAAGGTGATGTTACATACGAACTTATTGATGGTCAAGCTGTTCCGAAATATAAAAATGATGAAATGTCACCAAAATTTTTTCATGGTGCGACGACTGGCGCTTTATTTATAATATTGTCTATATGGGCAGAGAAAAAAGGCCGGGTTGTAGTTGAGTGGGCAATCAAATTAACCCGAAATCAACAAGATTGGATACCTATACCTGATTTGACATATATTTCTTACAACCGCCTTGCTGCTGATTGGTTGCAAGATGAAGCTTGTCCGGTTGCGCCCGAATTAGTGATTGAGATTATCTCACCCGGACAAACTTTTGGAGACATGGCTGAAAAAGCCACAGATTATCTCAACGCAGGTGTTTCGCGTGTTTGGGTAGTCGATACAAAAGCCAGAACTATCACTGTATTTGTCCCAGCTTCCTTACCTATCACGTATCGCCATCATCAATTAATTACTGATGACTTGTTACCAGAGTTGGAAATTAGCCCTAACGTTATCTTTCAACGTGCAGGCTTAAATTCCTAA